The genomic region GCACGGTTCGAGAGGAAACCCATCCAACGTCTCTTGTGCAGCACGGTTCTGTTGGCGCTGATGGGATGGGCGGCGGCGCAGACAATGTTCGGCACGGCAGGCCTGCAACGTCCCTGCCGGTTCGTGTGCAATGCCGCTTCAGACCTTGCACCACTTGGCCGGATAGCCCATCATGACAAGAAGGGACTTCTGCAGTGACAGCGTTACTAAAACACAGAGAGTATTTTCGACGCAGGCGTGCCCTGGTTTCCAGGGCTGTCGCGGCATGCTTTGTCGTGGTAACAGGTCTTTCGACGCTCTTGCCGTTTCCTGCCCATGCGGGGGACGGGGCGGGGGCCGGCGTGCTCGAGGTGAGTCCCGGCGGGCACTTTGTGCGCTACGGCGGCAAGACACGGATGCTTATCGGCGACAGCGGCACGCAATGCGTCCTGCAAGACCTCAACCTGGACTACCGGCGATGGCTGGACGACTGTGCGGAGCGCGGGCTGACGGCGGTTCACGTCTGGGCGCTGGTTCCTCCCCGGCAAACGCAGGATGGCGCGCTCGTGGAGGAGCGGTACGGGTACGTCTATCCCGGCGTGACGCCGTGGGCGCGGCACGCGGATGGCGCGCTTGCCGCCGACGGCAAACCGCATTGGGAGCTCATGCGCTTTGACGAAGGCGACGACCCGGACAAGCACTACTGGCCGCGGCTGCGCGACTTGTGCCGCCGTGCACGCGACCGCGGCCTTGTGGTGGGCGTCACGGTCTTTTTCGGATGGCCCAAGCACAACACGCCGTCCCAGCCTGACTGGCATTTCCATCCGTTCAACGTCCAAAACGGCGGTTTCCTGACCGAATCGAAGCCGATGACCACGGTTGCGCAGACCATCCACTCGCCGGGCCAAGAAGTGCTTGATGAACCCTGGGACGACACTTGGCTGCCGGGAAAGAAGACCCAGTGGGTCTGGGAACAATACGCCGGTAAGCTGATTCGCGAAACGCAGCCGTTCGGGAATGTTTTCTTTGTGTTCATGGACGAGCATTCGTATTCGGAGGGCAATTGCGGCGATCATTTCCTGGAGTTTTTTAAGAAGCGGGGGGGGCTTTACGCGGATTGGGGGGACCGGCGCGACCGGGTAAATCTCGTGCACGACGACGCCAGGGCCGCCTCGGGCGACGCCAACCGCGAGGCCGTGCGGGCGTTCCAGAGCGAGCCGGTTCGGCCGAACGTCACGCTTGAGGCGCCCCCCTACCGGGGCGATGCCGCCCGCCTGAGTATCTGGTCGCGCGCTATCGCCGGTCATCATATCCTGTTTCACAACGACGCGGAGCAGGAAACGCCCCAGACCGGCATCATGGTCTACGACCCCAACGTGCGCGGCGGCGTTCGAGAGAAGGTGATCGAGCGTCTGGACTGGCTTGGGTATGCCAGCCGGTTCTTCAATGAGGAGCTTTTGAATTTGGATGCGATGGCTCCCCACAATGAACTGGTGCAGGCGCCGGACCCGGTATATTGTCTTGCGGATCCCGGACGCGAGTATGCGGTGTTCTCGTGGCGGGGAGAGAGTTTCAGCCTCGATCTTTCAGGAGCGGCAGGAAAGAAGCTGGCGGCGCGCTTCTACAGCCCGAGAGACGGAGCGGTTCATCCGGTAGCCGTAGCAGTATCACCGGTCCGCACGGTGTTTGCGAAGCCGGACGCACAAGACTGGGTGCTGCACGTGCGGGTGTCTGAGTAGGGCGGTTCGATGCACGAGGGGTCATGGGCGCCGTCCGGGCGAGAGGAATTGGAAGAACCAGCATGAACTGAAGGATGCGCATCATGAGAAACAGGCAATGGACGTTGTCAGCGA from Candidatus Hydrogenedentota bacterium harbors:
- a CDS encoding putative collagen-binding domain-containing protein codes for the protein MTALLKHREYFRRRRALVSRAVAACFVVVTGLSTLLPFPAHAGDGAGAGVLEVSPGGHFVRYGGKTRMLIGDSGTQCVLQDLNLDYRRWLDDCAERGLTAVHVWALVPPRQTQDGALVEERYGYVYPGVTPWARHADGALAADGKPHWELMRFDEGDDPDKHYWPRLRDLCRRARDRGLVVGVTVFFGWPKHNTPSQPDWHFHPFNVQNGGFLTESKPMTTVAQTIHSPGQEVLDEPWDDTWLPGKKTQWVWEQYAGKLIRETQPFGNVFFVFMDEHSYSEGNCGDHFLEFFKKRGGLYADWGDRRDRVNLVHDDARAASGDANREAVRAFQSEPVRPNVTLEAPPYRGDAARLSIWSRAIAGHHILFHNDAEQETPQTGIMVYDPNVRGGVREKVIERLDWLGYASRFFNEELLNLDAMAPHNELVQAPDPVYCLADPGREYAVFSWRGESFSLDLSGAAGKKLAARFYSPRDGAVHPVAVAVSPVRTVFAKPDAQDWVLHVRVSE